A window of the Rhodoferax sp. GW822-FHT02A01 genome harbors these coding sequences:
- a CDS encoding ABC transporter ATP-binding protein — MEVLNAAVVADVPTPPFQPGPAGTHITIRGLTKYFAGWPLYENFDLNIPKHKIVSVFGPNGCGKSTLINMIAGLIPMDSGEILFDGKSLKDTKIGYVFQNYREALFPWMRTIDNIAYPLKLEGKPKAEVDRRMAELVASFDVKFDLNRYPYELSGGQQQTASIMRALAPKPEVLFLDEPFSALDFEMTLFIREKLQEVFMQTGTTMLLVSHDLEEAVYLADEVLLLTKRPTQVAEILKYDDPRPRTLATLSEPSFVGMKKLSLEIFQREVRR; from the coding sequence ATGGAAGTTCTCAACGCAGCCGTGGTCGCCGATGTGCCCACGCCACCCTTCCAACCCGGACCCGCCGGAACCCACATCACGATTCGCGGCCTGACCAAGTATTTTGCCGGCTGGCCGCTGTATGAAAACTTCGATCTGAACATTCCAAAGCACAAGATCGTTTCGGTCTTCGGGCCCAACGGCTGCGGCAAGAGCACGCTCATCAACATGATCGCGGGCTTGATCCCCATGGACTCCGGCGAAATTCTTTTCGATGGCAAAAGCCTGAAGGACACCAAGATCGGCTACGTCTTCCAGAACTACCGCGAGGCCCTGTTCCCCTGGATGCGCACCATCGACAACATCGCCTATCCGCTCAAACTCGAAGGCAAACCCAAGGCGGAAGTGGATAGGCGCATGGCCGAACTGGTGGCGTCCTTCGATGTCAAGTTCGATCTGAACCGTTACCCATACGAACTGTCCGGTGGACAGCAGCAGACCGCTTCCATCATGCGGGCCTTGGCTCCCAAGCCCGAGGTGCTGTTTCTGGACGAGCCTTTCTCCGCACTGGACTTCGAGATGACGCTATTCATACGGGAGAAATTGCAAGAGGTCTTCATGCAGACCGGCACCACCATGCTGCTGGTGTCGCATGATTTGGAGGAGGCGGTGTATCTGGCCGACGAAGTGCTGCTGCTGACCAAACGACCGACCCAGGTGGCCGAGATACTCAAGTACGACGATCCGCGTCCGCGTACGCTGGCCACATTGAGTGAACCCAGCTTTGTGGGCATGAAGAAACTGAGCCTGGAAATCTTCCAGCGCGAAGTGCGTCGGTGA
- a CDS encoding ABC transporter permease, whose translation MSTRILPKPSKWEGFIPFIGPILLFIIWDLVVRFGLIKAILLPSPFATISTMVTGLAGGPLLADFGVTVMRTLEAFLIAAVVGMPLGVLLGSNEKAYRSVEFLIDFFRSTPSSALIPLFLLIFGVSDVNKVAIAAFGALLIVVFNSAYGVINARKQRVMAAKVMGASRWQVFKDVLIWESLQPSFVGLRSAVSMALVIVIVAEMFIGSDSGLGHRIIDAQQVLNVKSMYAAILAAGALGYALNILFLVAERKIVHWSGR comes from the coding sequence ATGTCCACCCGGATATTGCCCAAGCCTTCCAAATGGGAAGGGTTCATTCCCTTCATCGGTCCAATTTTGTTGTTCATCATCTGGGACCTGGTGGTGCGCTTCGGACTCATCAAGGCCATCCTGCTGCCCAGTCCCTTTGCCACGATTTCCACCATGGTGACGGGGTTGGCGGGCGGACCGCTGCTGGCCGACTTTGGTGTGACCGTCATGCGAACACTGGAAGCTTTTTTGATCGCGGCGGTGGTCGGCATGCCGCTGGGCGTCTTGCTGGGAAGCAACGAGAAGGCTTACCGCAGCGTGGAGTTCCTCATCGACTTCTTTCGTTCAACGCCGTCTTCCGCATTGATCCCGCTGTTCCTCCTGATATTTGGCGTATCCGACGTCAACAAAGTGGCGATTGCGGCATTTGGTGCGCTGCTCATCGTGGTGTTCAACAGCGCATACGGCGTCATCAATGCACGCAAACAGCGCGTCATGGCAGCCAAGGTCATGGGCGCCTCGCGCTGGCAGGTATTCAAGGATGTGCTGATATGGGAGAGCCTGCAGCCGTCTTTCGTAGGCCTGCGCTCGGCAGTGTCGATGGCGCTGGTGATTGTCATTGTTGCCGAGATGTTCATTGGTTCCGACTCGGGGCTGGGCCACCGCATCATCGATGCGCAGCAGGTGCTCAACGTCAAGAGCATGTACGCTGCCATTCTGGCCGCGGGGGCCCTGGGATACGCCCTGAATATTTTGTTCTTGGTTGCAGAACGCAAGATCGTGCACTGGAGCGGAAGGTAA
- a CDS encoding ABC transporter substrate-binding protein, which translates to MSHANGTQQYLHADTSRRKLLKTAATAGALGALGMPAIVRAQGVKLRIGFWPVAAGLPFFAAIEKGYFKEAGLDVEALKFAGAQQVMEAMLSGRSDGSSNGTGSANLAIGEIAQPGLFKIFATNPSNAKHVLDEFIVPKDSPVKAVSELKGKKVASGPGIQNVTLCKTMLERAGATGATVMELPIGQHVAALVAGQVDACYTLEPTGTVGRMNGTTRVIEAGVVAHYILGDPMAPWHGGSASLTSEFIKKSPDVAKKYIAAYARGIELVRTKPDEARQYMKGYTAIEGPLTSEVPLASYMLYNEFKPADVAYFQKFYDLFTEKGIFERKVAVEGLLYKA; encoded by the coding sequence ATGTCACACGCCAACGGTACGCAGCAATACCTTCACGCGGATACCTCCAGACGCAAACTGCTCAAGACCGCGGCGACCGCAGGCGCATTGGGCGCCCTCGGTATGCCTGCCATCGTGCGGGCGCAAGGCGTCAAGCTGCGCATCGGCTTCTGGCCGGTGGCAGCGGGGCTGCCCTTCTTTGCTGCGATTGAAAAGGGCTACTTCAAAGAGGCCGGGCTGGATGTGGAGGCACTCAAATTTGCAGGTGCGCAGCAGGTGATGGAGGCCATGCTGTCCGGTCGCAGCGATGGCAGCTCCAACGGAACCGGTTCGGCCAACCTGGCTATTGGAGAAATTGCGCAGCCAGGCCTGTTCAAGATCTTTGCCACCAACCCGAGCAATGCCAAGCATGTGCTGGACGAGTTCATCGTACCCAAGGACAGCCCGGTCAAGGCCGTGTCCGAACTCAAGGGCAAGAAAGTCGCGTCCGGTCCCGGCATCCAGAATGTGACCCTGTGCAAGACCATGCTGGAGCGCGCCGGTGCAACGGGTGCGACGGTCATGGAGCTGCCCATAGGACAGCATGTGGCAGCGCTGGTTGCCGGCCAGGTGGACGCCTGCTACACGCTGGAGCCCACTGGTACGGTGGGGCGCATGAATGGCACCACGCGGGTGATTGAAGCCGGCGTCGTGGCCCACTACATCCTGGGCGACCCCATGGCTCCCTGGCATGGCGGATCGGCCAGCCTGACTTCGGAGTTCATCAAGAAGAGCCCGGACGTGGCCAAGAAATACATCGCAGCCTATGCACGCGGCATTGAATTGGTGCGCACCAAACCGGATGAGGCGCGCCAATACATGAAAGGCTACACCGCCATCGAAGGCCCGCTCACCAGCGAGGTGCCGCTGGCCTCCTACATGCTCTACAACGAGTTCAAACCAGCAGATGTGGCCTACTTCCAGAAGTTCTACGACCTGTTTACGGAGAAGGGAATCTTCGAGCGAAAGGTCGCGGTCGAAGGTCTGCTTTACAAGGCCTGA
- a CDS encoding response regulator — protein sequence MTLPNPHTVAPRSLKVLVAEDNIINQRVVVGLLTQLGHTGMVVKDGEKALKCLSKMKVDVVLMDVMMPVMDGLEALAAIRAQEAVTGAHLPIIMATSHDEPGEALRYQKAGADGYLCKPLDLDRLQAEITRVLSRR from the coding sequence ATGACCCTGCCCAACCCGCACACCGTTGCGCCCCGCTCCTTGAAGGTACTGGTGGCCGAGGACAACATCATCAACCAGCGTGTGGTGGTGGGTTTGCTGACCCAGCTCGGCCATACCGGCATGGTGGTGAAGGATGGCGAGAAGGCGCTCAAGTGCCTGTCCAAGATGAAGGTGGACGTGGTGCTGATGGACGTCATGATGCCTGTCATGGATGGGCTGGAAGCGCTGGCGGCCATACGTGCGCAGGAGGCCGTGACGGGTGCTCACCTACCCATCATCATGGCAACCTCCCACGATGAGCCGGGCGAGGCCTTGCGCTACCAGAAGGCAGGAGCCGATGGCTATCTGTGCAAGCCGCTGGACCTGGATCGGCTGCAGGCGGAAATCACGCGCGTGCTGTCCAGGCGTTAG